ATGCGATCCTCGCTGGGAGTGAACCAAGTTAAACCCCCAGCGCGACCGCGAGGAATAATACTAATTTTTTGGACGGGATCGTAATCCGGCATTAAAGCACCCACCAAAGCATGACCAGCTTCATGGTAAGCAACTAAAGTTTTGCGTTTTTCGCTCATGACGCGATTTTTCTTCTCAGGACCGGCTAGAACACGATCGATCGCATCGTTGATCTCATCCATGGAAATCTCGGTTAAATTGCGACGTGCCGCTAAAATTGCGGCTTCGTTGAGCAAATTAGCCAGATCCGCACCGGTAAAACCGGGGGTACGACGAGCGATTTTATCGAGATCCACGTCTTGGGCCAAAGTTTTGCCTCTGGAGTGGACATTAAGGATTTCCTTACGGCCGGCGTAATCCGGACGATCCACCACCACTTGGCGATCAAAACGACCCGGACGTAATAAAGCGGCATCCAGCACATCGGGGCGGTTAGTGGCGGCGATAATGATAATACCTGTATTACCTTCAAAACCGTCCATTTCCGTTAATAATTGGTTGAGGGTTTGTTCCCGTTCATCGTTACCCCCCCCTAAACCGGCGCCCCGTTGACGACCGACAGCATCAATCTCATCGATAAAAACTATACAAGGTGCATTCGCTTTCGCTTGTTCAAATAGGTCGCGGACGCGAGAAGCACCCACCCCGACGAACATTTCCACAAATTCCGAACCGGAAATGCTAAAAAACGGGACTCCCGCTTCGCCAGCTACTGCGCGAGCGAGCAGGGTTTTACCTGTCCCCGGAGGACCGACTAAAAGGACTCCTTTGGGGATTTTTGCCCCAATTGCCGTGAAGCGATCGGCATTTTTGAGGAAGTCCACCACTTCGTTTAATTCTAATTTTGCCCCTTCAATCCCGGCCACATCACCGAAAGTAACCTGGGTTTGGGGTTCCATCTGTACTCTTGCTTTCGATTTGCCGAAGTTCATCGCTTGGGAACCGGGGCCACTTTGGGCGCGACGGAGCAAGAAAAATAGACCAACAAGAAGCAATATAGGGAAAAATAGGCTACTGAAGGCTCTTACCCATACTCCTTCTTCTCTTTGGGGCAGTACGGAAATATCAACGTTATTTTCCGCCAAGATGTTGATTAATTGCGGATCGTTGGGCAGGTTAACTAATACATTTGCTCCATCTTGGGTGGGTACGATCGCCCGTTGCCGGTCGGCACTTAAGCGCACGGTTTCTACTTTACCTTCCCGTACTTCCTGTAAAAATTCGCTATACTTCCAAGTTTGTTGCACTGTTGGCTGGCGATCGAAGAAAGCTGAGGCCAAGGCAAGGACTACGATTAACAATAGGGCATATAGTCCCGCATTGCGCCATTTTTTGTTATTACCGTTTTTGTTCACGCTGTCGAACTCCTGATAAATTGAGGATGATCTTATCGGTTGTTAAGGGGTTGTTAATTTATGTTAACGTTTCTCAGGAACAGTGGACAGGTTTTTTTTTAATATGCCCGTTCTGGTCCTCAATGGGGGTTAGCTGTTGGGGGTTGGCAGTGGGGGAGCGGGGAGCGGGGGAGAAAAAAGCTGATAACTGATAACAAGGACTGCATCCAAAACCTAATTTGTTCGGACAAGAGCTTTCATGTACTTAGTTTCTAGCCTTCTTTTTCGGGGGGAGAATTGCCAGATTCTTGACTGGGAGCCTTTTGAACCCCCCAAAAATTGATTATACAAGGGAGCTAATCAATGATAAAGTCTTGAAGCCTTTGTCAAAAATGAGCTTATTTTTTCGAGAAATTACTGCATTTTTAACATCCATTCTACCGCTCGTTCATACAGTTCTAAATTACCGGTTTTTATCAAGGCATTAGCGGCTTTTTGCAAATAGTTAAGGCTCACTACTCGACTACTAGGATTTTTATCATCGTAGGTGGCAAGCGCCAAATTATAATAAGCTTCGCCATAATTTGGCTGATAAGTAATTGCTAATTGATAATCGGTGATCGCTCCCTTCTTATCGCCTATTTTTTCCTTAACTAAACCTCGATTATAGTAAGCTTCAGCATAGTTAGACTGGAGAGAAATAGCCATATTTAAATCCTCCAAAGCACCAGCATTATCTCCCAAATCAAAGCGAATAACTCCCCGGTTATTATAGGCGATCGGATTATTGGAATTCAATCTAACTGCCCTATCTAAATCCTCTAAAGCACCTTCCTTATCCCCAGTTTGTCGTCGAATAATACCACGATTATTATAGGCGATCGGATTGGCCGATATTCTCGGTGTTACTTGTACATTATCGGGAATAGTAGCGGTATCCGTGCGTGCATTTCCCCGATTACTATACACCGTCACATCGATAGGATTAATGCTCAAAGATTGCAGATAATCTGTAATCGCTCCTTGATCATCTCCCACGTCAGCGCTACTATTACCACGACTATAGAAAATTCTCGCATCACGGACTTTTTGTAGAAATACATTATAATCCTCGATCGCTCCCTGTTTATCCCCTTTTTCAAAACGCGCATTAGCCCGTTTATGATAGCCTTCTGGATCGTTAGGATAGGCAACTATATAAGTAGTATAATCTCTTTCGGCCGCAGCAAAATTTTTCAAGGCAAAATAAGCATCTCCCCGGGCCTGAGCATGACAAGAGAGGTTATAATTAGGACGAAAATCGGTTTCTCTGGAGTCATAAAAATAATTTCTGTCGGCAGATTCTTGGATATTTTCGCTACAGACAGAGCGAGAAGTAAAACTAGGTGTATTGATCCGATCATCTTGGTCTAAGGCAATATTATAATTATCTACTGCCTCCTGATAACGCCCTAATTTATACAGCACTAATCCCCGATGATAGTGAGCGGCTGCATCATGACGATTTCGTGCCACTGCTGCAGTAAAATCCTCTAAAGCTCCTGCGTATTCTTGATATTTATTGGCCCGCATTAACCCCCGATATACATAAGCTTTTGCGTCTTGGGGTTGCAGATAAATTGCTTGGTTATAATCTTGAATTGCCCCTTGATTATTGTTGAGTCTTAGGTGAGCATAACCCCGTTTAAGAAATGCTCTAGCATGGGGAATTTTATCGTAGTTGGGATTAATACGGATGACAAGTGCTAAGTCTTTGATGGCTCCATTATAATACTCGATCGCTGTTTGATATCCTTCCGGGGAATTATTCGATAAATTGGCTAATTCTACTTCCTCGTCAGCCATTTCAATTTGTACTCTGGCACGGTTTTGATAACTGCTAGGAGCATTCTTGGCTAAAAATAGTTTGGGTGAGCATTTTAAAACGATTTTATAATCCTTAAAAGCATCTCGTTTTCTCCCTATCTTTTCTAAAGCTATGGCCCGATTATAATAGAGTTCAATTAGATCGGGTTTGTATGAAATAGCCAGGTCATAATCTTTGATGGCCGCCGCATAATTGCCTAAGTGAGAGTAAAGGTTTCCTCGATGATAATAGCCGCGATAATTTTCAGTTTCATAACCGATGAAACGCTGGTAATAATCTAAAGCCAAGGATTGATGACCGAGCAAAGAGGCAATAACTGCTAGGTTAAAGTAAACTTCGCTTTTATTGGGATTATATTTAAAGGCTTGCTGAAAATCTGATCGAGCAGCTTCTAATAATTTTAGCTGACGCTGCTCCTTGGCTATGGCTAAATTTAACACACCTCTTTGATAATAGGCTTGGGCTAGTAACTCTCGATCTTTGAATCCGGGAGCATTATAATTACTATACCAAATGTATTGACTGAAATCATCGATCGCACCGTTTCGATCGTTGATTTTTTCTCGCGCCATTCCCCGTTGAAGATAAAGTTTAATCGTACTAGGATCGCTAGGATAGACTCGCAGAGTGGCCGAATAATTAGCAATTTCTCTTTGGAGAGCATTTGTATCAACTTCTTCCCTAGAAATGACAGGACATTGCAGGTTTTCTACCGCTTTAACCGAATTAACTTCTAAACCAAATAATCCCCAAAACAACAGGGGAGAAAATAAAAATATTTTTCTAAAAAGCTTGACATTTAAACCGTTTTGTGCTAAAGGAGTCGGGATGGCTTGATCTGTCGATGTTTTAGGAATTAAGGATTGTTGTGGCATGATGATTAAAAAAATTTGTAGTAAACTCAAATCTGAATTGCATCACTATCCGATCATATTTAATAAAATACCTCAAAGGGGGTTCGATAGTCAAGACATTTTCGGGGACGATTGTTAATTGACTCCACGACTTTTTCGACTTTATACCGTTGGCTCGCCTAGACTTTTTATAGCAAATTAGTAGTTTTAATCAGCTTAAAAACTTAGATAGTATGGAATCGAATAAAGCAAAAATAGGCCCTCTTGGGTTTGCTGGGTACGAGCGAATAGAACGAACCACAAAGACACAAAGGACACAAAGATCGATCGCTCCTATATTAAGTTAAACTGATCAGACGAAGAATAAGAGAGTCAAAATTAATAGACCTCCCGCAAAAGTAAGTTCTCGATCCGCTATCGGGTCAAAATATCTAAAAGCACAGATAAATTTGACATCATCTTCGGTTTTATGGGTAGGATAGTTGTCTCTTGTCTTTTTTCTCCTCCTGTCTCGGAGTTTCCTCACCTAACGGAAGATTTTTGATTTTTACAGGAGAGCTTTTGATCTCAAACAGCCAAACTAACTCGATAAAATAAAAATTAATGGCAGTAAGGAGATAAAAGTTATGGCTGAGTCAAAAAACTGGGATTTTCAGAGATTTTGGCAAACTCTCGACTATTTTGATAGTATTCCCCTCTGGAGTTGTCTGCAAAAGCTGCTCGGTTTCGGGGAAGATAAAAAAATTCAGCTAACAAATGAGCAAGGCATGAAGACTATTTTAGTCATTGGTGGTGAAAATGCGATCGGTAGAAAGGTAATCGCTCAACTACAGCAGCAAAACTATCAAATTCGCGCTTTAGTCGATAATATCGAGTCTGCACGTCAATTATTCGGCGAAAATGTCGATTTATTCGCTCTGGAAACCCCGCAATTATTCACGGGGATTGATGAGATTATCTACTGTCAAGGGGAGAATAACCGCCATAATTTAGCTAATTTACTCGATTTACTGAAAAATGCTGGTGTAACCGCCGAAAAAACCCTCTTTGACTTTAGCAATCCCAGCAGTGATATAAAAGAAATCTGGGGTGCGGTGGATGATGTGGTGATGGGAGGAGTGAGCGAGAGTCAGATAACCCTGACTAGAGGACGAGCGCTCTTTTCTGGTATCGTTAGAACCGAAAATAACGGCGGTTTTGCCTCAGTTCGTACCAGAAACCTGAATCCTCCCCTAAATTTATCTAACTACGAGGGAATAGAATTACAGGTACAAGGGGACGGAAAACGCTATAAATTAATTCTGCGCTGTGAAGGACGTTGGGATGGTATCGGTTACTGTTATTCTTTTGATACATTTGATCGCACCCTGCAAAAGATTTCTATTCCCTTTCGCGATTTAATCCCAGTGCTGCGGGCCAAAACGATGAGAGATGTAGTACCCTTTGATAGCAGTAGCGTCTATGCTTTGCAGTTAATGCAGAGTAAATTCGAGTACGATGGGGCCTTAAATCCCCGTTTCTCTCCGGGGTTATTTGCTTTAGAAATTGTCACAATTAAAGCCTACGGTGGCAAAAATCGCTTAATTATCGTTAAAGAAGGAGAAATCGCCGAAAAAAGCCTCTTAGATGCTAGTGGTTATCCCTACGAAGCGATCGATTCTGCCCAGATTTTCGCTAAACTTAATTAATTTAAATAAGCTTGGATCTCAAGTTAAACTACAGAACATCGGGTTAAGATCATGACTATCGGGAGCATAATTAAGGAGGTATGTTCATGAGTGAACAGAATCCCTACGAACAACTTGGGGTTACTGAAGAATCCTCTTTTGAAGAAATTCAAGAGGCCAAACAAAGACTGGTGCAACAGTATCAAAATGATAGCAAAATTGTCGAATTGATCGAGGCGGCCTACGATTCCGTCCTCATGGATCGACTGCGGATGCGACAGGAGGGTAGAATTAAAGTTCCCGATCGCATTCGTTTTCCCGAACGTCTGGCGATTCCGGTGGAAAGTAAACCGGTTACTAGCGGCAAATCTCCTAACTGGTGGAAAAGCTTAATCGATACACCTTCTGCACAGGATATCGGTGTACCAGCAGTGATTTACGCTTGTTTAGGAGCAATAACGCTGTTAGTTCCCGATCCTAGCGGCTCCCTCTTACCGCTGCTCTTAGCTTTTGGCGTTTTCGTTAATATCTATTTTTTCAACCGCAAAGAAAAACGTTTTGGCCGCGCCTTGCTGTTCACTCTCGCTGGTTTATTGTTAGGAGTCGCTCTGGGAGCGGGATTAGCCAGTTTAGCGGCCAAGGCTGATTGGCATATTTTCGGTGATCGCCAAATTTATGCGCTCGTCACTTTTCTGATCTTTTGGGTGATTAGTAGTTTTTTCCGTTAACCGAACGCTCGCAGGGAGCCTAAGATCACTTCCACTGCTTCCCCAAGGTTATTGACGATATAATCAGGCTCGTAGCTCTCTAAACGGGAACGGCTGCGAATCCCCGATAATACGCCAATAACCTTGATATTCTGGCTCTTAGCGGCGGCAATATCCGCTTCCGTATCCCCCACCATCCAAGTGTCGGCAGCCGCCGGCAGTTCTTTAGCGGCCTTAGCCATAAGCAGGGTTTTGTCGCGCACGTCGTTGGTTTTGGTGTAATTGTTATTTAGACAATAACGACGATTAGCGGCGAAAAAACGACCGATATCGTAGCGATTAAAGGCATGATCTAGCTCGGATACCCGCCGCATCGTCATCACGACTAAATCGATCTTTAACTCTTGGATTTTCTGGAGAGTTTCCAAAGAACCAACCACCGGGCGATCGTGGACAAGATAGGGTAAAGTATGAACAGTTTGACGACGAAGATGGGCAAATTTACGCGCTTGATCTTCATCTAATCCTGACATTTCCCCGATACGCTTCTCAGAAACCTGATCCCGTTTTAACTGCCAGAATTCCGCTTTCGATAATTCCCCGATAATTTGACCTTTATAGGCGGTTTTCTGTAAACAGTATTGATAAACTTGGTAATATCGCTCCGATACGTCCATTATCGGGCCGTCAAAGTCGCTAATTAGTCTCAACATCGTTCTAATACTTCTCGCTTTATTAATTTTTATATACAAGTTACCCTAGAGTCTTTACAATTACAAGAGTTTTGTCGGGAAAAAGATTAGGAATGAGGGAAGTGGGGAGATGGGGAGATGGGGAGATGGGGTGTGGGGTGTAGGGTGTGGGGTGTGGGGTGTGGGGGGAAATGGGGAGGTGGGGAAATTTCAACTAATACCCCAAAACCCCAACCTCCAACCCCTCACTGATTACTGATTACTGATCACTGATTACTGATCACTGATCACTGATGCTTCCCCTTCCCTAGTCTGGACGGTTAGCTTAAAATAAATGTAAGGATATGTAAACTTTCGTAACTATCTCGCCAATTGGCTAACCAATGATCCCAACAACTTCTTTATTCGCACCCGTTGACGATGATCTCCGTCTTTTGACCGATAACTTAAAAAATCTCGTCGGCGCTCGTCATCCCATTTTAGCGGCGGCAGCAGAACATTTGTTCGAGGCCGGTGGTAAACGCGTTCGACCGGCGATCGTGTTGCTGGTATCTCGCGCTACTATGTTAGACCGGGATATCACTCCCCGTCATCGTCGATTAGCGGAAATCACCGAGATGATCCACACTGCCAGTCTCGTCCATGATGATGTGGTAGATGAGGCAGAATTGCGGCGCAGTGTTCCCACCGTTAACAGTTTATTTGACAATCGTGTGGCGGTTTTAGCGGGAGATTTTCTTTTCGCTCAATCCTCTTGGTATCTAGCTAATTTAGATAATTTAGAAGTGGTAAAATTGCTCTCGGAAGTGATTCGCGATTTTGCTGAAGGGGAAATTCAACAGGGAATTAATCGCTTTGATACCAGTATCTCCTTAGAAGCTTATCTAGAAAAAAGTTACTACAAAACTGCTTCTTTAATTGCCAACAGTGCCAAAGCAGCTGGGGTATTAAGCGAGCAATCGGCCGAAGTTAATCATCATTTATATAATTATGGTCGTGATTTAGGATTAGCTTTTCAAATCGTCGATGATATTCTCGATTTTACCTCCCCCACGGAAGTATTAGGAAAACCCTCTGGCTCCGATTTGATCAGTGGTAATATCACCGCTCCTGCTCTCTTTGCCATGGAGGAAAATCCCTATATAGAAGTGTTGATCGAACGGGAATTTAGTCAGGAAGGAGACATCGAAAAAGCTCTTGACTTTATTCACTCTAGCCAAGGTATTCCTCGCTCAAAAGAATTAGCCAATCAATACGGTCAAAGTGCCTTAAAACACCTTGACTGTTTAGCTTCTTCTCCCTCAAAAGATGTGTTAATTGAGCTAGTAGATTACGTTTTGAGCCGAATTTATTAGGGAATAATAGTTCTCGCCGTAGCAATAGTCCAAGCATCGACTAATAATAAAAATAGGGTGAGAATAAAAAGAATTCCATACATCCAAGGTTGAGAAAGGGGGCGAATATCAGTCATATCCAAGTTAGTTTTTTCCTCGATTATTTTGACCATGCGATTAAATCCCACTACTCGCATCGGCAATAAATAGGCTTTTTCTGCGGAGCGATCAAGGAAATAATAAACTAAACCACCCTGTCCCGTACTGCGACATTTAAGTTCTTTTATATCTGTCCAATTTAACCACCAACCAGAGCGAAGAAAAGCGGGAAACCATTGGGGATAGGTAACTTGTATCCCTGTCTCTGATAAAATCACCCTTTCACTTAAAGCTCCGTATAAAGCGATTAATCCTAAGCTAATTCCTACCCAGAGAAAATTGGGATTAACGGGGGAATTAGTGACTTTTGCTAAAAAGGGTAAAGGGATGGTTAACGCCACATATAAACTTAATAAAGTTACCCGAATTATTGGTGAAATGCGAAAAGTTGTTGTCTCGTTCATTTGATAACCTTAATCAGTAAACAGTAAACAGTGAAAAGAAGGCTCCGAACTTGCCACTTAATACTTTAACACTTTAATACTTAATACTGCTCACTGATAACTGATAACTGATCACTGATCACTGAGTCTCCTTGTCCCCAAAAACCATCGTATTTAGTAACTTCGATATCACCAAAAACTTTGACTTGACAAGCAAGACGACGGTTATTATCGGGGTTATGGGGAGGTAAAGAAAGACGCGCTTTTTCCTGCCAATTGATAGCAGAAACTTCGCCCACAATTGCCACCGCACAGGTTCCACAGCTGCCGATGCCGCGACAATTGATTAACTTGGAACCGCCGTTATACAAAGAAATGTCATGTTTTAATAATATGCGACGGAGATTTGCCCCTCGATCGCAGGTGATTGTTTGACCGTAAACTGTTATTCTAGGCATTAGGGGCGTGATTTTAAGTGGCTACAGTTATTAATTAATATTAACACCTATTGACTATTTCTATGAACAATGGTAAGCGCATTTGGGTCTATGACACTACTCTCCGGGATGGGGCCCAGCGAGAAGGTATTTCTCTCTCCCTAGAAGATAAAATTAAAATCGCCAGGGAATTAGATCGGATGGGTATTCCTTTTATCGAAGGCGGTTGGCCCGGCGCAAACCCAAGAGACGGTCAATTTTTCTGGAAACTGCACGAAGAACCCCTAAAACAAGCAGAATTAGTCGCTTTTTGTTCCACTCGTCGCCCCCATATCGAGGCCCGGGAAGATCGGATGTTAACCGCCATTCTCGCCGCTAGAACCCGTTGGGTGACAATTTTCGGCAAATCTTGGGATCTGCACGTCACAGAGGGCTTAAAAACCAGTCTGGAGGAGAATTTAGCCATGATAGGAGATACGATCGAGTATCTACGCTGTCAGGGAAAACGAGTCATTTATGATGCCGAACATTGGTTTGATGGTTACAAAAATAACCCCGAATACGCCCTTTTAACCCTCAAAACCGCCAGGGATGCCGGGGCCGAATGGTTAGTTTTCTGTGATACCAACGGCGGCACTTTACCCCAAGAAATCGCCCCGATTGTGGAGAAAGTGCGGGAGCAATTGGATATCGATCCTGATAACGAAAATGGGACTAAATTAGGCATCCATGCCCATAATGACGCGGGAACCGCCGTAGCCAACTCCTTAGCGGCAGTTAACGAGGGCGCACGCATGATTCAAGGCACAATTAACGGTTATGGGGAACGCTGCGGCAATGCCAATTTATGTACTTTAATTCCCAATCTTCAGTTAAAAATGGGATTTTCTTGTCTAGAAGAAAATCAATTAGGCCGATTGGCGGGAACTAGCCGAAAAATCAGCGAAATGGTCAATTTAGCCCCAGATGATCATGCTCCCTTCGTCGGACGTTCCGCTTTTGCCCATAAAGGCGGTATTCACGTTTCTGCGGTGGCGAAAAATCCCCTCACCTACGAACATATTAACCCGGAAGCGATCGGGAATCAGCGCCGCATCGTCATTTCTGACCAATCGGGGTTAAGTAATGTGTTAGCGAAAGCGCGTAGTTTTGGCATCGATTTAAATAAAGATGATCCCACCTGTCGGCAAATTTTGGAACGTTTAAAAATCTTGGAAAGTCAGGGTTATCAATTTGAGGCAGCCGAAGCTAGTTTTGAGTTATTAATGCGGGAAGCTTTGGGACAGAGAAGCCACCTTTTTGAATTAAAAGGATTCCAAGTTTATTGTGATATGCTCCGGGATAGTGGTAATGCGATTGCAACAATTAAAGTACGGGTAAAAGAGGAAGATTTATTAGAAGTGGCCGAGGGTAACGGGCCTGTGGCTGCTTTAGATCTGGCTTTAAGAAAGGCTTTAGTCAAATTCTATCCCGAAATTGCTAACTTTCACCTGACCGATTATAAAGTAAGAATCCTCGATAGTGGTTCGGGGACGGCAGCGAAAACTAGGGTTTTAATCGAGTCCAGTAACGGTCAACAAAGATGGACTACTGTGGGAGTGTCTAGTAATATTTTAGAAGCTTCCTATCAAGCAGTAGTAGAAGGAATTGAATATGGTTTATATCTGCTGCAAAACAATAAACTAGAATTATCGGGTCAATTTTGTCCTTTGGGAATAATTTAGGGAACAGTTATCAGTTATCAGTAATCAGTTATCAGGAGTCAGTTATCAGTTATCAGATTTTTTATCCCCACACCCCACACCCCACTTCCTGCTCCCCTTTATGGGATTGAATGTTTACTAGGATAATAATCGGGTAACAAAAGAATTTTGCCAACGACGAGCCAAGGCCCGCAGATACATATTAACGGGAAACTGATAATATTCGATAATTAACCAGAGTAAACAAATACCATGGCAAATAAAGGTTAAAATCGACCAAAATAGAGGCACCCATGACAAAGGACTCCCCTCGACCGGAGGAAAAAGATAGGCCCCCGTAGCCACAATTGCTGTGGGAAAAATCACAAATCCTAAACCGATAATTAAGTAAAAACCTGCCATCTCCATTCCTTCTCTCGGTAAACCCTGCCAATACTTACCATTCCAATACCAAGTTAAGGGTAATTGACTATCGGCCATTTTTAAAACCTGTTGTTCTAAATTAGCAGTAAAAATGTGTTGACAAAAGTTACAAGCATAGGCTTCCATGAGTGGTAAAGTGGCGATTTTACCATGGCGACAGACGGGACAAGAATAGGTATCGTGATAGTTTAATCGGGTTGGCTCGGTCATGGTAATGTGAGTGAGAGTAAAAAAGGCCATTGCAGATAATTAACTTTTCCCTATTGATAACTAATTAAGCAAGATTAGAAGGAATTGTCCCTAGTTTTTGCAGTTGTTTTTCAATATTAGCCTTTAATTGGGTCCGGGAGATTTCTTTTCCTGTTTGAGCGGTGTGTGCATTTTCCAGAAAAATAATACTATCTACTTTTTCTACGGCAAATAATTGGAATAAAAGATGGGTTACAGGAATCAGGAGCGTTGATAGGGGGGAATTAGCAGTATTTTCAGCAGATAGGGCCATTTTTTCCGTAGCAAAGGCATAGATCACCCTTTTTTCCTGTTGCGGCTGCTGCCGATGAGCTAAGGTGGTTAGTAACCAATCACCCTGGCTATTCTGCACCACATAGTATTGTAAATGTTTTAACTGTCTAGCAAAAGCCGCGAGGACAGGATTAACCGCTTCTTCCATGACCACGGTGGCCAGTCCGTAATTGACCGCTTCTCGACTTAAAATATGCAGTTGGGCCTTTAATTTCATGGCTAATAATGTCTATAAACTAATCGATGGCGATGACATTCATTTCTTGACTCGGCAACCCCAGTTAAAATTGTCGTCTTGAAAAGATGAGGATGGAGATACCCAATAATAGACCAGTATAAACGAGACTGTAGAGGGCATTACCCATTAAGACATCAGCACTAGGCAGCAAACCATAAACGGCCTCGTTTCTAAAATTCAATCTCTCCAAATCTGGGAGAATTAGATAAATATTTTTAGTGATAGCGAGGATATTGGCATTTTTGCTGATTATACCCAATTGGATCAGATCTTTGCTGATGTGACCCATTAGATAGAACCCAAAAGTCATTAACGTGGCTATAATCGAACTGGTAAATACCCCAAAAGTGATCGCCACGGCCGCGATGAGAATTAATTCCAAACCGAGATAGAAAACCGAGACAATCAGGGGTAAAGCTTGAAAAGATACTTTCATCCCCAGCAACATCAGCAGGTAAATCACCAACATTACCCCCAACATCACCGCTAAAACCCCGGACAAACCCAAGTGTTTACCGAGGATAAATTCGGCCCGA
This portion of the Microcystis aeruginosa NIES-2549 genome encodes:
- the cimA gene encoding citramalate synthase translates to MNNGKRIWVYDTTLRDGAQREGISLSLEDKIKIARELDRMGIPFIEGGWPGANPRDGQFFWKLHEEPLKQAELVAFCSTRRPHIEAREDRMLTAILAARTRWVTIFGKSWDLHVTEGLKTSLEENLAMIGDTIEYLRCQGKRVIYDAEHWFDGYKNNPEYALLTLKTARDAGAEWLVFCDTNGGTLPQEIAPIVEKVREQLDIDPDNENGTKLGIHAHNDAGTAVANSLAAVNEGARMIQGTINGYGERCGNANLCTLIPNLQLKMGFSCLEENQLGRLAGTSRKISEMVNLAPDDHAPFVGRSAFAHKGGIHVSAVAKNPLTYEHINPEAIGNQRRIVISDQSGLSNVLAKARSFGIDLNKDDPTCRQILERLKILESQGYQFEAAEASFELLMREALGQRSHLFELKGFQVYCDMLRDSGNAIATIKVRVKEEDLLEVAEGNGPVAALDLALRKALVKFYPEIANFHLTDYKVRILDSGSGTAAKTRVLIESSNGQQRWTTVGVSSNILEASYQAVVEGIEYGLYLLQNNKLELSGQFCPLGII
- a CDS encoding ABC transporter permease, which encodes MGISILRIWAIAANSFREVIRDRILYFIGFFALLMAFAWRLLPEIAVGTHEKIFLDLGLAAIGLLGVIVAVFVGTELINKEIDKRTILVLIPKPLSRAEFILGKHLGLSGVLAVMLGVMLVIYLLMLLGMKVSFQALPLIVSVFYLGLELILIAAVAITFGVFTSSIIATLMTFGFYLMGHISKDLIQLGIISKNANILAITKNIYLILPDLERLNFRNEAVYGLLPSADVLMGNALYSLVYTGLLLGISILIFSRRQF